A part of Vigna radiata var. radiata cultivar VC1973A chromosome 11, Vradiata_ver6, whole genome shotgun sequence genomic DNA contains:
- the LOC106776523 gene encoding 2-(3-amino-3-carboxypropyl)histidine synthase subunit 1-like: MESEQRKAETEMLLLPHSSSPLQPNNNATNPNPNPKPRPKRFVKNQIPDSILNDPLLNAAISVLPSNYNFEIHKSVWRVLSSGAKRVALQFPEGLLMYSLSLSDIFTTFAAVTHCYILGDVTYGACCVDDFSAAALGADLLIHYGHSCLVPIDATTIPCLYVFVDIKIDVPHFVDTVRLNLESHPQTLVVAGTIQFASAIRAAKPQLEELGFRVLVPQSKPLSAGEVLGCTAPRVSANSLGCGVGESVLVFVADGRFHLEAFMIANPGIRAFRYDPYMGKLFLEEYDHVGMKRSRKNAILKAREARSWGVVLGTLGRQGNPRILERLEKKMKERELDYTVVLMSELSPGRVALFEDSVDAWIQIACPRLSIDWGEAFVKPVLTSFEAEVALGVIPGWWEKNEVCEDGVGCCKRSDSCCEGDAKGGEDFGGDYPMDYYAQDGGEWNSSYVKKSTRPARRVSVSSDAGTAISQQS; the protein is encoded by the coding sequence ATGGAGTCAGAGCAAAGGAAAGCAGAAACAGAGATGCTCCTTCTTCCCCATTCTTCATCTCCTCTCCAACCCAACAACAATGCTACAAACCCAAACCCAAACCCAAAGCCAAGGCCAAAGCGTTTCgtaaaaaatcaaattccaGATTCAATCCTCAACGATCCGCTTCTCAACGCCGCCATCTCCGTCCTCCCCTCCAACTACAACTTCGAGATTCACAAGTCCGTTTGGCGCGTGCTCTCCTCGGGCGCCAAGCGCGTCGCCCTCCAGTTTCCCGAGGGCCTCCTTATGTACTCTCTTTCCCTCTCTGACATCTTCACCACCTTTGCCGCCGTCACCCATTGCTACATCCTCGGCGACGTAACCTACGGCGCCTGCTGCGTTGACGACTTCTCCGCCGCTGCCCTCGGTGCCGACCTCCTTATCCACTACGGACACAGCTGCCTCGTCCCCATCGACGCCACTACGATCCCCTGCCTCTACGTTTTCGTCGACATCAAAATCGACGTCCCCCACTTTGTCGACACCGTCAGGTTGAACCTCGAATCCCATCCCCAAACACTCGTTGTCGCTGGGACAATTCAATTCGCCTCAGCGATTCGCGCTGCGAAGCCCCAATTGGAGgagttagggtttagggttttagttCCTCAGTCGAAGCCGCTCTCCGCGGGTGAGGTTCTGGGTTGCACCGCGCCCAGGGTCTCGGCGAATTCGCTTGGTTGTGGCGTTGGTGAAAGCGTTTTGGTGTTTGTGGCAGATGGAAGGTTTCATTTGGAGGCGTTCATGATTGCGAATCCGGGGATTAGGGCATTCAGGTATGACCCTTACATGGGGAAGTTGTTTCTGGAGGAATACGATCACGTGGGTATGAAGCGGTCAAGGAAAAATGCGATTTTGAAAGCGAGGGAGGCTCGGAGTTGGGGTGTGGTTTTGGGGACTCTTGGAAGACAAGGGAATCCGAGGATTTTGGAGAGgttggagaagaagatgaaggagagaGAATTGGATTACACTGTGGTTTTGATGTCGGAGTTAAGTCCTGGGAGAGTTGCTCTGTTTGAGGATTCTGTGGACGCCTGGATTCAAATTGCGTGTCCGAGGTTGTCCATCGACTGGGGTGAGGCGTTTGTGAAACCGGTGCTTACTTCTTTTGAAGCAGAGGTTGCTCTGGGAGTGATACCTGGGTGGTGGGAGAAGAATGAGGTTTGTGAAGACGGTGTGGGTTGTTGTAAGAGGAGTGATTCTTGCTGTGAGGGGGATGCAAAGGGAGGGGAAGATTTTGGTGGAGATTATCCAATGGATTACTATGCTCAAGATGGTGGTGAGTGGAATTCATCTTATGTGAAGAAGTCTACTCGTCCTGCCAGGAGAGTTTCCGTCTCCTCTGATGCCGGTACAGCTATTTCGCAACAGTCTTAG
- the LOC106777561 gene encoding probable GTP diphosphokinase RSH2, chloroplastic isoform X3, whose protein sequence is MLLVSQYLTMQRQVQKAIAFARKAHRGQMRKTGDPYLTHCIHTGRILAALVPSSGKRAVDTVVAGILHDVVDDTSQSLQDIKTEFGDDVVKLVASVSRLSYINQLLRRHRRVSVNQGVLGQEEASNLRVMLLGMVDDPRVVLIKLADRLHNMRTIHALPLQKAQAVAEETLIIWCSLASRLGLWALKAELEDLCFAVLQPQIFQKMRADLASMWSPTSRTGSLRRFSVKGNLIHLNENNSTSFYNGSLTFNGDVSMKDLLEAVVPFDILLDRRKRANYLNSIGSNLGTCTKPKVVQDAGLALASLVICEEALEREMIISASYVPGMEITLSSRLKSLYSLYSKMKRKDTSIDKVYDARALRVVVGDKNGTLHGSAVQCCYSLLDIVHRLWTPIDGEFDDYIINPKPSGYQSLHTAVQGPDSSPLEVQIRTQRMHECAEHGLAAHWLYKETGNPFLSIDRMDEPETEESSYFSKDLEGGNSSDILLSKYKSFKAGHPVLRVEGSHLLAAVIISVENDERELLVAVSFGLAASEAVADRRSFHVKRWEAYARLFKKVSDEWWFEPGHGDWCTCLEKYILCRDGMYHKQDQFGRLLPTFIQVINFTEQEESEYWAVVAAVFEGRQVNWITSHSKFDLVASTSAEAGINNKVKLLRTMLSWEEQLRSEVSVKQKYDSKFYDLHGSLGEVVIICWPHGEILRLKAGSTATDAAQRVGLEGKLVLINGQLVLPNTKLKDGDVVEVRI, encoded by the exons ATGTTACTGGTTTCCCAATATTTAACGATGCAAAG GCAGGTACAGAAGGCTATAGCATTTGCAAGAAAAGCACACCGTGGACAAATGCGGAAGACTGGAGACCCTTATTTAACACATTGTATTCACACAGGAAGAATTTTGGCTGCATTGGTTCCATCAAGTGGTAAACGA GCTGTTGACACTGTCGTGGCTGGGATTTTACATGATGTGGTTGATGACACTAGCCAGAGTCTGCAGGACATTAAGACAGAGTTTGGGGATGATGTGGTCAAGTTGGTAGCTAGTGTTTCAAGGTTAAGCTATATTAATCAG CTATTACGCAGACATAGGAGGGTAAGTGTAAACCAGGGTGTGCTTGGCCAAGAAGAG GCAAGTAATTTACGAGTAATGCTTTTGGGAATGGTTGATGATCCACGTGTTGTGCTCATCAAGCTTGCAGATCGCCTTCACAACATGAGAACAAT TCATGCTCTACCATTGCAAAAAGCTCAAGCTGTTGCTGAGGAGACCTTAATCATTTGGTGTTCACTTGCTTCAAGATTGGGTCTGTGGGCCTTGAAAGCTGAACTGGAAGATTTATGCTTTGCTGTTCTACAG cctcaaatatttcaaaagatgCGAGCTGATTTGGCTTCCATGTGGAGTCCTACTAGCAGAACAGGAAGCCTGAGAAGATTCTCTGTAAAAGGCAATTTGATACATTTGAATGAGAACAATTCAACTTCTTTCTACAACGGATCCTTGACATTCAATGGGGATGTGAGTATGAAG gATCTTTTGGAAGCTGTAGTACCATTTGATATATTGTTGGATAGGAGAAAAAGGGCTAACTATCTCAATAGTATTGGGAGTAATCTTGGGACATGCACAAAACCAAAGGTTGTACAAGATGCTGGGTTAGCTTTGGCATCATTGGTAATTTGTGAGGAAGCACTTGAGCGAGAGATGATTATATCAGCTTC TTATGTTCCGGGAATGGAAATCACCTTATCCAGCCGGTTAAAAAGCCTGTATAGTTTATACAGCAAG ATGAAACGAAAGGATACAAGTATTGATAAGGTATATGATGCACGTGCATTAAGAGTAGTTGTGGGAGACAAGAATGGGACTTTACATGGTTCTGCAGTTCAATGTTGCTATAGTCTTCTTGACATTGTACACAG GCTTTGGACTCCAATAGATGGTGAATTTGATGACTACATTATTAATCCAAAGCCTAGTGGCTATCAG TCCTTGCACACTGCAGTTCAAGGTCCTGACAGCTCACCTTTAGAAGTACAAATAAGAACACAG AGGATGCATGAGTGTGCTGAACATGGACTTGCCGCACATTGGCTTTACAAGGAAACCGGAAATCCATTTTTGTCCATAGACAGAATGGATGAACCTGAAACAGAAGAATCCTCCTATTTCTCCAAAGATTTAGAGGGAGGAAATTCATCagatattttattaagtaaatataagTCATTCAAGGCTGGACATCCAGTCCTCAGAGTAGAAGGAAGTCACTTACTTGCTGCTGTTATCATCAG TGTAGAAAATGATGAAAGAGAACTACTTGTTGCTGTGAGCTTTGGACTAGCTGCTTCTGAAGCAGTTGCTGACAGAAGATCTTTCCATGTCAAGCGATGGGAAGCCTATGCACGACTATTTAAAAAG GTATCTGATGAATGGTGGTTTGAACCAGGACATGGGGATTGGTGTACTTGTCTAGAGAAGTACATACTGTGTCGAGATGGAATGTATCATAAG CAAGACCAATTTGGGAGACTACTCCCAACTTTCATCCAAGTTATCAATTTTACTGAGCAAGAAGAATCTGAATATTGGGCTGTTGTGGCGGCCGTATTTGAGGGCAGACAAGTTAACTGGATAACATCTCACTCAAAATTTGACTTGGTTGCATCAACTTCTGCTGAAGCCGGCATCAATAACAAG GTGAAGCTTTTGAGAACAATGCTTTCCTGGGAAGAGCAATTGCGCTCCGAAGTAAGTGTGAAGCAAAAATACGACTCAAAGTTTTATGATCTTCACGGTTCTCTTGGGGAAGTGGTAATTATTTGTTGGCCTCATGGTGAAATTTTGAGGTTAAAAGCTGGAAGCACTGCTACTGATGCTGCTCAAAGAGTTGGTTTGGAAGGAAAGCTGGTTTTGATTAATGGACAGTTAGTACTGCCCAACACAAAACTCAAAGATGGAGATGTAGTTGAagtaagaatttaa
- the LOC106777561 gene encoding probable GTP diphosphokinase RSH2, chloroplastic isoform X2, giving the protein MSMSVLSCQRSKMLAAQNKSPFLRRFRSFKPHRSRFRCLLDQIAVPTSLSPVLTSDNVIAAAAKAASVHSAVSSAITQVAVTAVAIASGACLSTKVDFLWPKLQEQPGTVTLDGVDVTGFPIFNDAKVQKAIAFARKAHRGQMRKTGDPYLTHCIHTGRILAALVPSSGKRAVDTVVAGILHDVVDDTSQSLQDIKTEFGDDVVKLVASVSRLSYINQLLRRHRRVSVNQGVLGQEEASNLRVMLLGMVDDPRVVLIKLADRLHNMRTIHALPLQKAQAVAEETLIIWCSLASRLGLWALKAELEDLCFAVLQPQIFQKMRADLASMWSPTSRTGSLRRFSVKGNLIHLNENNSTSFYNGSLTFNGDVSMKDLLEAVVPFDILLDRRKRANYLNSIGSNLGTCTKPKVVQDAGLALASLVICEEALEREMIISASYVPGMEITLSSRLKSLYSLYSKMKRKDTSIDKVYDARALRVVVGDKNGTLHGSAVQCCYSLLDIVHRLWTPIDGEFDDYIINPKPSGYQSLHTAVQGPDSSPLEVQIRTQRMHECAEHGLAAHWLYKETGNPFLSIDRMDEPETEESSYFSKDLEGGNSSDILLSKYKSFKAGHPVLRVEGSHLLAAVIISVENDERELLVAVSFGLAASEAVADRRSFHVKRWEAYARLFKKVSDEWWFEPGHGDWCTCLEKYILCRDGMYHKQDQFGRLLPTFIQVINFTEQEESEYWAVVAAVFEGRQVNWITSHSKFDLVASTSAEAGINNKMLKCCLSRNPKLSLLKAKSIFGNGCSRKFKISNSNEMAEIS; this is encoded by the exons ATGAGCATGAGCGTGCTCTCATGTCAACGCTCCAAAATGTTAGCAGCTCAGAACAAATCTCCATTTCTTCGCAGATTCCGATCCTTCAAACCTCACCGTTCCAGATTTCGATGTTTACTTGACCAAATCGCTGTTCCAACGTCACTCTCTCCTGTTCTTACTTCCGATAACGTAATCGCCGCCGCTGCCAAAGCTGCCTCCGTCCATAGCGCCGTTTCTTCAGCCATCACACAGGTTGCGGTCACCGCCGTGGCAATTGCCTCTGGCGCTTGTCTTTCCACTAAGGTCGATTTCCTATGGCCAAAACTGCAGGAGCAACCAG GTACAGTGACGCTGGATGGAGTAGATGTTACTGGTTTCCCAATATTTAACGATGCAAAG GTACAGAAGGCTATAGCATTTGCAAGAAAAGCACACCGTGGACAAATGCGGAAGACTGGAGACCCTTATTTAACACATTGTATTCACACAGGAAGAATTTTGGCTGCATTGGTTCCATCAAGTGGTAAACGA GCTGTTGACACTGTCGTGGCTGGGATTTTACATGATGTGGTTGATGACACTAGCCAGAGTCTGCAGGACATTAAGACAGAGTTTGGGGATGATGTGGTCAAGTTGGTAGCTAGTGTTTCAAGGTTAAGCTATATTAATCAG CTATTACGCAGACATAGGAGGGTAAGTGTAAACCAGGGTGTGCTTGGCCAAGAAGAG GCAAGTAATTTACGAGTAATGCTTTTGGGAATGGTTGATGATCCACGTGTTGTGCTCATCAAGCTTGCAGATCGCCTTCACAACATGAGAACAAT TCATGCTCTACCATTGCAAAAAGCTCAAGCTGTTGCTGAGGAGACCTTAATCATTTGGTGTTCACTTGCTTCAAGATTGGGTCTGTGGGCCTTGAAAGCTGAACTGGAAGATTTATGCTTTGCTGTTCTACAG cctcaaatatttcaaaagatgCGAGCTGATTTGGCTTCCATGTGGAGTCCTACTAGCAGAACAGGAAGCCTGAGAAGATTCTCTGTAAAAGGCAATTTGATACATTTGAATGAGAACAATTCAACTTCTTTCTACAACGGATCCTTGACATTCAATGGGGATGTGAGTATGAAG gATCTTTTGGAAGCTGTAGTACCATTTGATATATTGTTGGATAGGAGAAAAAGGGCTAACTATCTCAATAGTATTGGGAGTAATCTTGGGACATGCACAAAACCAAAGGTTGTACAAGATGCTGGGTTAGCTTTGGCATCATTGGTAATTTGTGAGGAAGCACTTGAGCGAGAGATGATTATATCAGCTTC TTATGTTCCGGGAATGGAAATCACCTTATCCAGCCGGTTAAAAAGCCTGTATAGTTTATACAGCAAG ATGAAACGAAAGGATACAAGTATTGATAAGGTATATGATGCACGTGCATTAAGAGTAGTTGTGGGAGACAAGAATGGGACTTTACATGGTTCTGCAGTTCAATGTTGCTATAGTCTTCTTGACATTGTACACAG GCTTTGGACTCCAATAGATGGTGAATTTGATGACTACATTATTAATCCAAAGCCTAGTGGCTATCAG TCCTTGCACACTGCAGTTCAAGGTCCTGACAGCTCACCTTTAGAAGTACAAATAAGAACACAG AGGATGCATGAGTGTGCTGAACATGGACTTGCCGCACATTGGCTTTACAAGGAAACCGGAAATCCATTTTTGTCCATAGACAGAATGGATGAACCTGAAACAGAAGAATCCTCCTATTTCTCCAAAGATTTAGAGGGAGGAAATTCATCagatattttattaagtaaatataagTCATTCAAGGCTGGACATCCAGTCCTCAGAGTAGAAGGAAGTCACTTACTTGCTGCTGTTATCATCAG TGTAGAAAATGATGAAAGAGAACTACTTGTTGCTGTGAGCTTTGGACTAGCTGCTTCTGAAGCAGTTGCTGACAGAAGATCTTTCCATGTCAAGCGATGGGAAGCCTATGCACGACTATTTAAAAAG GTATCTGATGAATGGTGGTTTGAACCAGGACATGGGGATTGGTGTACTTGTCTAGAGAAGTACATACTGTGTCGAGATGGAATGTATCATAAG CAAGACCAATTTGGGAGACTACTCCCAACTTTCATCCAAGTTATCAATTTTACTGAGCAAGAAGAATCTGAATATTGGGCTGTTGTGGCGGCCGTATTTGAGGGCAGACAAGTTAACTGGATAACATCTCACTCAAAATTTGACTTGGTTGCATCAACTTCTGCTGAAGCCGGCATCAATAACAAG ATGCTAAAATGTTGCTTGTCTAGAAATCCGAAACTTTCTCTGCTCAAAGCAAAATCTATTTTTGGCAATGGTTGTAGTcgcaaattcaaaatttcaaattcgaATGAGATGGCAGAAATCAGCTAG
- the LOC106777562 gene encoding LOW QUALITY PROTEIN: uncharacterized protein LOC106777562 (The sequence of the model RefSeq protein was modified relative to this genomic sequence to represent the inferred CDS: deleted 1 base in 1 codon), with protein sequence MATDSRKRTLEALERRIAFAKAEVLQKEKKNKKNINENGKPLIPTDSTSKDPSPHLLHSSSVTPKKGNFSFSGHTNSQEIEDGPVYAQLSVPVNANLLPNSEFSTERRGSIDGILHELLQKGDAAQKYMQGSRNMKIDNWILLDNFVQGRVLSSGSQTRALQIHSKRSKKHMSMRQHKKCGSLYLPQELQKFDIFKPMHEMWKDYVMLLLKSTGKNQLTQCLLGADLHGAFILVVECKITYFTGIHGIMIRETAEAFGIITEDDKFRVVPKKGSVFYSKLIAGKSLCMEINLVQERSDCDIGDDPSTLGHNMFAFFYQFLMMNIRKPLCILKVLSYGMLIGLWQWRSWRLQKG encoded by the exons ATGGCTACAGATTCAAGGAAACGCACATTGGAGGCTTTGGAGAGAAGAATAGCTTTCGCTAAAGCTGAGGTTcttcaaaaggaaaagaaaaacaaaaagaatataaatgaaaatggcAAACCACTTATTCCTACGGATTCTACTTCTAAAGATCCTTCCCCGCATTTGTTGCATTCATCATCAGTCACACCCAAGAAAG GAAATTTCAGCTTTTCCGGTCATACCAATTCACAAG AAATTGAAGATGGTCCCGTATACGCCCAACTTTCTGTGCCTGTAAATGCCAATCTGCTCCCAAATAGTGAG TTTTCCACTGAAAGAAGAGGTTCGATTGATGGCATATTGCATGAGCTTCTTCAGAAGGGAGATGCTGCACAAAAGTACATGCAAGGATCTAGAAACATGAAAATTGACAACTGGATCCTTCTTGATAATTTTGTACAAGGACGGGTGCTTTCCTCTGGTTCTCAAACCAGAGCTTTGCAAATCCATTCAAAACGCTCTAAGAAACACATGTCTATGAGACAGCATAAAAAGTGTGGATCATTATATCTTCCTCAAGAGCTCCAAAA ATTCGATATTTTCAAGCCAATGCATGAAATGTGGAAGGATTACGTAATGCTGCTTCTTAAATCAACGGG GAAGAATCAACTGACTCAATGTCTCCTAGGTGCCGATCTACATGGTGCTTTCATTTTAG TTGTGGAGtgtaaaataacttattttactGGAATTCACGGCATCATGATTCGTGAAACTGCAGAAGCTTTTGGGATAATTACTGAAGATGATAAATTTCGAG TTGTTCCCAAAAAGGGTTCTGTATTT TATTCCAAGTTGATTGCTGGAAAGTCACTCTGCATGGAGATAAACTTGGTTCAAGAAAGGTCGGATTGTGATATTGGTGATGATCCTTCTACTCTAGGTCACAACATGTTTGCCTTTTTCTATCAGTTTTTGATGATG AATATCCGTAAACCCCTGTGCATTTTGAAAGTCTTGAGCTATGGAATGCTGATTGGATTGTGGCAGTGGAGAAGTTGGAGATTGCAAAAGGGTTAG
- the LOC106777561 gene encoding uncharacterized protein LOC106777561 isoform X1, producing the protein MSMSVLSCQRSKMLAAQNKSPFLRRFRSFKPHRSRFRCLLDQIAVPTSLSPVLTSDNVIAAAAKAASVHSAVSSAITQVAVTAVAIASGACLSTKVDFLWPKLQEQPGTVTLDGVDVTGFPIFNDAKVQKAIAFARKAHRGQMRKTGDPYLTHCIHTGRILAALVPSSGKRAVDTVVAGILHDVVDDTSQSLQDIKTEFGDDVVKLVASVSRLSYINQLLRRHRRVSVNQGVLGQEEASNLRVMLLGMVDDPRVVLIKLADRLHNMRTIHALPLQKAQAVAEETLIIWCSLASRLGLWALKAELEDLCFAVLQPQIFQKMRADLASMWSPTSRTGSLRRFSVKGNLIHLNENNSTSFYNGSLTFNGDVSMKDLLEAVVPFDILLDRRKRANYLNSIGSNLGTCTKPKVVQDAGLALASLVICEEALEREMIISASYVPGMEITLSSRLKSLYSLYSKMKRKDTSIDKVYDARALRVVVGDKNGTLHGSAVQCCYSLLDIVHRLWTPIDGEFDDYIINPKPSGYQSLHTAVQGPDSSPLEVQIRTQRMHECAEHGLAAHWLYKETGNPFLSIDRMDEPETEESSYFSKDLEGGNSSDILLSKYKSFKAGHPVLRVEGSHLLAAVIISVENDERELLVAVSFGLAASEAVADRRSFHVKRWEAYARLFKKVSDEWWFEPGHGDWCTCLEKYILCRDGMYHKQDQFGRLLPTFIQVINFTEQEESEYWAVVAAVFEGRQVNWITSHSKFDLVASTSAEAGINNKVKLLRTMLSWEEQLRSEVSVKQKYDSKFYDLHGSLGEVVIICWPHGEILRLKAGSTATDAAQRVGLEGKLVLINGQLVLPNTKLKDGDVVEVRI; encoded by the exons ATGAGCATGAGCGTGCTCTCATGTCAACGCTCCAAAATGTTAGCAGCTCAGAACAAATCTCCATTTCTTCGCAGATTCCGATCCTTCAAACCTCACCGTTCCAGATTTCGATGTTTACTTGACCAAATCGCTGTTCCAACGTCACTCTCTCCTGTTCTTACTTCCGATAACGTAATCGCCGCCGCTGCCAAAGCTGCCTCCGTCCATAGCGCCGTTTCTTCAGCCATCACACAGGTTGCGGTCACCGCCGTGGCAATTGCCTCTGGCGCTTGTCTTTCCACTAAGGTCGATTTCCTATGGCCAAAACTGCAGGAGCAACCAG GTACAGTGACGCTGGATGGAGTAGATGTTACTGGTTTCCCAATATTTAACGATGCAAAG GTACAGAAGGCTATAGCATTTGCAAGAAAAGCACACCGTGGACAAATGCGGAAGACTGGAGACCCTTATTTAACACATTGTATTCACACAGGAAGAATTTTGGCTGCATTGGTTCCATCAAGTGGTAAACGA GCTGTTGACACTGTCGTGGCTGGGATTTTACATGATGTGGTTGATGACACTAGCCAGAGTCTGCAGGACATTAAGACAGAGTTTGGGGATGATGTGGTCAAGTTGGTAGCTAGTGTTTCAAGGTTAAGCTATATTAATCAG CTATTACGCAGACATAGGAGGGTAAGTGTAAACCAGGGTGTGCTTGGCCAAGAAGAG GCAAGTAATTTACGAGTAATGCTTTTGGGAATGGTTGATGATCCACGTGTTGTGCTCATCAAGCTTGCAGATCGCCTTCACAACATGAGAACAAT TCATGCTCTACCATTGCAAAAAGCTCAAGCTGTTGCTGAGGAGACCTTAATCATTTGGTGTTCACTTGCTTCAAGATTGGGTCTGTGGGCCTTGAAAGCTGAACTGGAAGATTTATGCTTTGCTGTTCTACAG cctcaaatatttcaaaagatgCGAGCTGATTTGGCTTCCATGTGGAGTCCTACTAGCAGAACAGGAAGCCTGAGAAGATTCTCTGTAAAAGGCAATTTGATACATTTGAATGAGAACAATTCAACTTCTTTCTACAACGGATCCTTGACATTCAATGGGGATGTGAGTATGAAG gATCTTTTGGAAGCTGTAGTACCATTTGATATATTGTTGGATAGGAGAAAAAGGGCTAACTATCTCAATAGTATTGGGAGTAATCTTGGGACATGCACAAAACCAAAGGTTGTACAAGATGCTGGGTTAGCTTTGGCATCATTGGTAATTTGTGAGGAAGCACTTGAGCGAGAGATGATTATATCAGCTTC TTATGTTCCGGGAATGGAAATCACCTTATCCAGCCGGTTAAAAAGCCTGTATAGTTTATACAGCAAG ATGAAACGAAAGGATACAAGTATTGATAAGGTATATGATGCACGTGCATTAAGAGTAGTTGTGGGAGACAAGAATGGGACTTTACATGGTTCTGCAGTTCAATGTTGCTATAGTCTTCTTGACATTGTACACAG GCTTTGGACTCCAATAGATGGTGAATTTGATGACTACATTATTAATCCAAAGCCTAGTGGCTATCAG TCCTTGCACACTGCAGTTCAAGGTCCTGACAGCTCACCTTTAGAAGTACAAATAAGAACACAG AGGATGCATGAGTGTGCTGAACATGGACTTGCCGCACATTGGCTTTACAAGGAAACCGGAAATCCATTTTTGTCCATAGACAGAATGGATGAACCTGAAACAGAAGAATCCTCCTATTTCTCCAAAGATTTAGAGGGAGGAAATTCATCagatattttattaagtaaatataagTCATTCAAGGCTGGACATCCAGTCCTCAGAGTAGAAGGAAGTCACTTACTTGCTGCTGTTATCATCAG TGTAGAAAATGATGAAAGAGAACTACTTGTTGCTGTGAGCTTTGGACTAGCTGCTTCTGAAGCAGTTGCTGACAGAAGATCTTTCCATGTCAAGCGATGGGAAGCCTATGCACGACTATTTAAAAAG GTATCTGATGAATGGTGGTTTGAACCAGGACATGGGGATTGGTGTACTTGTCTAGAGAAGTACATACTGTGTCGAGATGGAATGTATCATAAG CAAGACCAATTTGGGAGACTACTCCCAACTTTCATCCAAGTTATCAATTTTACTGAGCAAGAAGAATCTGAATATTGGGCTGTTGTGGCGGCCGTATTTGAGGGCAGACAAGTTAACTGGATAACATCTCACTCAAAATTTGACTTGGTTGCATCAACTTCTGCTGAAGCCGGCATCAATAACAAG GTGAAGCTTTTGAGAACAATGCTTTCCTGGGAAGAGCAATTGCGCTCCGAAGTAAGTGTGAAGCAAAAATACGACTCAAAGTTTTATGATCTTCACGGTTCTCTTGGGGAAGTGGTAATTATTTGTTGGCCTCATGGTGAAATTTTGAGGTTAAAAGCTGGAAGCACTGCTACTGATGCTGCTCAAAGAGTTGGTTTGGAAGGAAAGCTGGTTTTGATTAATGGACAGTTAGTACTGCCCAACACAAAACTCAAAGATGGAGATGTAGTTGAagtaagaatttaa